GCTACAGGCTCTGCCTGTTTGACGGTATCGCTGGCAGGCTGGGCGAGCAGTGCCATGGATGCAGCCTCGAGCAGACGCACTATATCTCCGTGTTCCACCAGAGGCCGGGCGGCGTCGTGGACAAGGACAGTGGTTTCTGGGGGCTGTTGCGCGCTCAGAAAGTCGAGGGCGGCCAGTACGGAGTCGGCGCGCTCGCTGCCGCCGGTAACGGTGTGCACGCGCGGATCTGCGGCTTCTGCCAGAGATTGGAATTGTCGGTCGTCGGCGGCGATGGCGACGATGATGCCGGTAACGTTCGGCCAGCCGAGGATGTTCTGCAGGGTATGGGCGATGAGGGGTTTGTCTGCGAGCGGCAGGTATTGTTTGGGTTGAGCTGTGCCCATGCGTTTGCCGGCACCGGCGGCGGGTACGATGACCCAGTATGGCGCGGTGGCGGGTTTGGGGGCATTTACCTCAGGAGGTTGGGCGTCGGAGGCGGTCATTCTTTTTCTCGTGCATTCTGTTCTTCGGGGTCGAGAAAAATAAACAGGGTTTCGCCTTCTTTGATGAGGCCGAGGTCGTAGCGGGCTTTGGCTTCTACGCCGTCGGTGCCATGTTTGAGGCTCCGGACTTCCCGCAGGAGTTGGCGGTTTTCCCGCTCGAGGGCAGCATTTTTCTGCTGCTGGTCATTAAGCTGTCGTTCCAGTCGTGTGACTTCCGCAAAGCTGCCATCGCC
The Microbulbifer celer DNA segment above includes these coding regions:
- the ispD gene encoding 2-C-methyl-D-erythritol 4-phosphate cytidylyltransferase, producing the protein MTASDAQPPEVNAPKPATAPYWVIVPAAGAGKRMGTAQPKQYLPLADKPLIAHTLQNILGWPNVTGIIVAIAADDRQFQSLAEAADPRVHTVTGGSERADSVLAALDFLSAQQPPETTVLVHDAARPLVEHGDIVRLLEAASMALLAQPASDTVKQAEPVAGGQSLVRQTLPRSEIWLAQTPQKAPLGRLRDCLARGLKENPAAITDEASALELAGHHPQLVPACRSNFKVTHPADLILAEALLRHRNSPAQQGPSQSQPGTDE
- a CDS encoding septum formation initiator family protein, producing MKWLLSILTVMLLITQYRLWVGDGSFAEVTRLERQLNDQQQKNAALERENRQLLREVRSLKHGTDGVEAKARYDLGLIKEGETLFIFLDPEEQNAREKE